The following proteins are co-located in the Pseudoalteromonas rubra genome:
- a CDS encoding ABC transporter ATP-binding protein, whose amino-acid sequence MLKMSKLAKAYYTDTVKTQALQPFDLEVQQGEFVAVIGPSGSGKTTFLNIAGLLEEYCEGQYLLDGNDVTGLSDKQKSRLRNEKIGFIFQGFNLIPELNLFDNVEMPLRYRSFSASERKQRVMDALQQVGLASRKDHYPQQLSGGQQQRVAIARALAGSPAFLLADEPTGNLDSKMADGIMSLLKDINAKGTSILMVTHDTEQASQAQRIIEIKDGVLSERLAPEQAIA is encoded by the coding sequence ATGCTTAAAATGTCAAAACTGGCGAAGGCTTATTACACGGACACGGTAAAAACTCAAGCGCTGCAACCATTTGACCTGGAAGTTCAGCAGGGCGAGTTTGTTGCTGTTATTGGTCCTTCAGGTTCAGGTAAAACAACCTTTCTGAACATTGCTGGATTACTGGAAGAATACTGCGAAGGGCAGTATTTGCTCGATGGTAACGATGTCACAGGCCTGTCCGATAAGCAAAAGTCGCGCTTAAGAAATGAGAAAATCGGTTTTATCTTTCAGGGCTTTAATCTGATCCCTGAACTGAATTTATTCGACAATGTTGAAATGCCACTGCGCTATCGCAGCTTTAGCGCCAGTGAGCGCAAACAGCGTGTTATGGACGCTTTGCAGCAGGTCGGTCTGGCAAGTCGAAAAGACCATTACCCACAACAGCTCTCTGGTGGTCAACAGCAGCGTGTTGCAATCGCACGTGCATTGGCGGGCAGCCCGGCATTTTTGCTGGCGGATGAACCCACGGGCAACCTGGATTCAAAAATGGCTGATGGCATTATGTCCCTGCTTAAAGATATCAACGCCAAAGGCACGAGTATTTTGATGGTGACACACGACACGGAGCAGGCCAGTCAGGCACAAAGGATCATAGAGATTAAAGACGGTGTGCTGAGTGAGCGTCTTGCCCCAGAGCAGGCGATTGCTTAG
- a CDS encoding DUF1993 family protein, which translates to MTDIIEPFVHYLNQLQTILQRDDIKDELLMRRLSPDMFPLHQQVSTAAALSLRCCCPLFNREVVNFKRPIVSITDLQEELDDTLDYLTQLQDTSLDSMPTSITFVAGFTNHTLEPDKYFQLYAWPNFLFHFSMAYAILRAAGIPLGKGDFDGFHRYPAGFSFPS; encoded by the coding sequence ATGACCGATATTATTGAGCCATTCGTACATTACCTGAACCAATTACAAACAATACTGCAACGCGACGACATCAAGGATGAGCTGCTTATGCGTCGTCTAAGCCCGGACATGTTTCCCCTTCACCAGCAGGTTTCAACCGCCGCCGCACTGTCGCTACGATGCTGCTGTCCTTTGTTTAACAGAGAAGTCGTGAACTTTAAGCGACCCATTGTGAGCATCACAGACTTACAAGAAGAACTGGACGACACCCTGGACTACCTGACGCAATTACAAGACACCTCGTTGGATTCGATGCCCACAAGCATTACTTTTGTCGCAGGGTTTACCAATCATACTCTGGAGCCTGACAAGTACTTTCAGCTTTACGCCTGGCCTAACTTTTTATTCCACTTCTCAATGGCATACGCAATATTGCGCGCCGCAGGCATCCCCCTGGGCAAAGGCGACTTTGATGGCTTCCATCGCTACCCGGCTGGCTTTTCATTTCCCTCCTGA
- a CDS encoding ABC transporter permease — translation MLIGYYFKLAWLSLKKTPLLSVLMIGTIAMGIAATMITSTVSIMMAQDPLPEKSDRVFSVRLSSWSPDKAYQLAKGEEVIPPMLTYMDTMNLLEDSKGLRQSAAVMYKSMVRSESQTDKEAKMLRFNSVNNDFFAMFNVPFLYGAPWSDLADREGAALVILDRQTNDRLFSGANSVGQHVFIGKHLARIVGVIDSWSPLPQVFHGPHHAHNLPFPLFTPFQFQVNNNLLSKGEMGWQCWAPLGDGTLETFLASECVWIRYWVELEAATQRGDYMDYINAYVEEQKSGGRFARENLSKIFNITESLIEDHVVEDDDFIAVWLAAAFLVACLLNCMGLMLIKFYGKGAEVGLRRAVGASKQHIAMQFGCETVLIGVLGGFLGLALAQLGLRITADIFAHLPAGLMQMSLPLVVMTVVLAVLSSTLFGLWPIYRAAQTQPSAQLKSL, via the coding sequence ATGTTAATCGGTTACTACTTCAAGCTTGCCTGGCTCAGTCTCAAAAAAACGCCGTTGTTAAGTGTTCTGATGATTGGCACGATCGCGATGGGCATTGCGGCCACCATGATCACCTCGACCGTCAGCATTATGATGGCCCAAGATCCCTTACCCGAAAAAAGTGATCGGGTTTTCTCCGTGCGTCTCAGTAGCTGGAGCCCGGATAAAGCGTATCAGCTGGCGAAAGGGGAGGAAGTGATCCCACCTATGCTGACTTATATGGATACTATGAATTTGCTAGAGGACAGCAAGGGTCTACGGCAAAGTGCTGCGGTGATGTACAAAAGTATGGTGCGCAGTGAAAGTCAGACCGACAAAGAAGCCAAAATGTTGCGCTTTAATTCCGTCAATAATGATTTTTTCGCCATGTTTAATGTGCCATTTTTATATGGTGCTCCCTGGTCAGATCTAGCGGACCGGGAAGGGGCTGCATTGGTGATCCTGGACAGACAAACCAACGACCGGCTATTCTCGGGTGCTAACTCAGTCGGACAGCACGTGTTTATCGGAAAACACCTGGCAAGAATAGTCGGGGTAATTGACAGCTGGTCACCTCTTCCTCAGGTATTTCACGGGCCACATCACGCGCATAATTTGCCCTTCCCTTTGTTCACCCCTTTTCAATTTCAGGTCAACAACAATCTGTTGTCGAAAGGCGAAATGGGCTGGCAATGCTGGGCGCCATTGGGTGATGGCACACTGGAAACTTTCCTGGCATCTGAGTGTGTATGGATCCGCTATTGGGTTGAACTGGAAGCGGCTACGCAACGCGGCGACTACATGGATTATATTAATGCTTATGTGGAAGAGCAAAAAAGTGGTGGGCGATTTGCGCGGGAGAATCTGAGTAAGATTTTCAATATCACTGAGTCGCTCATTGAAGACCATGTGGTCGAAGACGACGACTTTATTGCTGTCTGGCTAGCCGCTGCATTTCTTGTGGCTTGTCTGCTCAATTGCATGGGCCTGATGCTGATAAAGTTTTATGGCAAAGGCGCAGAGGTTGGCTTACGCAGAGCTGTAGGGGCCAGTAAGCAGCACATTGCAATGCAGTTCGGTTGTGAAACTGTACTGATTGGCGTCCTGGGTGGGTTTTTGGGGTTGGCTCTGGCACAACTGGGTCTGCGAATAACCGCCGATATCTTTGCACACTTGCCCGCGGGCCTAATGCAGATGAGCTTGCCACTGGTAGTGATGACCGTTGTACTGGCGGTGCTCAGTAGCACTTTGTTTGGCTTGTGGCCAATCTATCGGGCAGCGCAAACTCAGCCTTCAGCTCAATTGAAGAGCTTATAG
- a CDS encoding ABC transporter permease: MLSYYFKLAWLSLRKTPLLSVLMVSTIALGIAAAMVTYTVSYMMTKDPLPAKSDRLFTVQLSSWGPDQPYLMVDGQEEIPAMVSYRDVRGLKAAAKAKQETAIGLFKIMSRAEEQNRRDAQMRMIRSTHNDFFSMFQVPFLYGNAWSEQDDSSGNPVVVITKALNDELFGGANSVGRHIVLGESLMQIVGVMDDWFPIPRFYYLSSQVYQDPEALFVPLEYQINQQIFSHNDVTWSCWQDVEDVDFSVFIASDCIWLFYWAELESAEDRADYMDFINAYVDEQKSAGRFARENLSRLFTIDEYLRWAEVLSNENDMAVWLAFAFLLACLLNCMSLMMTKFYGKGSEIGLRRAVGASRNDICWQFLCEAFLIGLLGGVLGLMFAQLGLQLIQQIFTYLNVTIMQMDLKIMLMTLILSVVTSVLFGLWPIYRAAQIQPSSQLKSL; this comes from the coding sequence ATGTTGAGTTATTATTTTAAGCTGGCATGGCTCAGCTTACGCAAAACGCCATTGCTGAGTGTGCTTATGGTGAGCACTATCGCTTTGGGGATTGCTGCAGCGATGGTGACATATACCGTGAGTTATATGATGACCAAAGATCCCCTGCCAGCGAAAAGTGATCGACTGTTTACCGTGCAACTAAGTTCCTGGGGTCCTGATCAGCCATATCTGATGGTCGATGGCCAGGAAGAGATCCCTGCCATGGTCTCTTACCGGGATGTTCGAGGACTCAAAGCGGCTGCGAAGGCGAAACAGGAAACGGCCATCGGGTTGTTTAAAATAATGAGCCGGGCCGAAGAGCAAAACCGCCGTGATGCACAAATGCGTATGATACGCAGCACCCATAACGACTTCTTTTCTATGTTCCAGGTGCCCTTTTTATATGGTAACGCCTGGTCTGAACAGGATGATAGCTCAGGTAATCCTGTGGTTGTGATCACCAAAGCCCTGAACGATGAGCTGTTTGGGGGAGCCAACTCGGTGGGCCGTCATATAGTGTTGGGCGAGTCATTGATGCAAATTGTCGGTGTGATGGATGACTGGTTTCCAATTCCGAGGTTCTATTATTTATCCTCCCAGGTATATCAGGACCCAGAGGCGCTGTTTGTGCCGCTGGAATATCAGATTAACCAACAAATTTTTTCTCATAACGACGTAACCTGGTCGTGCTGGCAAGACGTTGAAGATGTCGATTTTAGTGTCTTCATCGCGTCTGATTGTATTTGGCTGTTTTACTGGGCTGAGCTGGAGTCAGCGGAAGACAGAGCTGACTACATGGATTTTATCAATGCCTATGTTGATGAGCAAAAATCCGCAGGGCGGTTTGCCAGAGAAAACCTCAGTCGATTATTCACCATTGACGAATACCTGCGCTGGGCTGAGGTGCTGAGTAACGAAAATGACATGGCAGTGTGGCTGGCGTTTGCCTTTTTACTGGCCTGTTTGCTCAATTGTATGAGCCTGATGATGACGAAGTTTTATGGTAAAGGCAGTGAAATAGGGCTACGACGGGCCGTGGGAGCCAGTCGTAACGACATCTGCTGGCAGTTCCTGTGTGAGGCATTTCTGATTGGTCTTTTAGGGGGCGTACTGGGCCTGATGTTTGCGCAACTGGGTTTGCAGCTAATCCAGCAAATATTCACCTATCTCAATGTCACCATTATGCAAATGGATCTGAAGATCATGCTGATGACACTGATTCTGTCCGTCGTGACTAGCGTGTTATTTGGTTTGTGGCCAATCTATCGTGCAGCGCAGATCCAGCCATCCAGTCAGCTTAAGAGTTTGTAG
- a CDS encoding ABC transporter permease: MNDLKPILNTLWRAKSAPLLLILQIAVTFTILVNAVYLIIQKEALLIEPSGLDEDVIFTFQTNVQSSEPEEMIALVKQDLRDIRSLSSVENVTVMNAFPLSDWGSYALTGLGPTDEDMNIYTGYYTGDEHAIDTMGLELIAGEAPTEGEVQDSIDFSANVTQAIVSKGFAERFYPDDWRAILGTTVYLNYEPYIVKGVVKELKSVWPGWYSHANTVLVPLRHISNNYKVLVRARAGDLELAKLQVVELLMKTPGRHLDKVMDYQQMREDKFKSETAAIKTLYWVIVGLVLLTLLGIFGQARFTIVKRRKQIGTRRALGASRGDILRYCMTENAIVTFIGIVLGVICALLANVQLVNHFDMAPVPVIYLLQVAGVILIVGQLAVCQPAWMAARVSPALATRSV; the protein is encoded by the coding sequence ATGAATGATTTAAAACCGATACTGAACACACTGTGGCGTGCTAAATCAGCGCCGCTATTATTGATACTGCAAATTGCTGTGACTTTTACGATATTGGTGAATGCGGTATATCTGATCATCCAAAAGGAAGCTCTGCTAATTGAGCCAAGTGGACTGGATGAGGACGTGATTTTCACATTTCAGACCAATGTACAAAGCAGTGAACCGGAAGAAATGATCGCGCTGGTTAAACAGGATTTAAGGGATATTCGTAGCTTATCCAGTGTTGAAAATGTGACTGTCATGAATGCATTTCCTTTGAGCGACTGGGGTAGCTATGCACTGACCGGGTTAGGTCCAACTGATGAAGACATGAATATCTACACGGGTTACTACACCGGAGATGAGCATGCCATCGACACGATGGGGCTGGAGTTAATTGCAGGTGAGGCACCGACAGAAGGTGAGGTACAAGACTCGATAGATTTTAGTGCAAATGTCACACAAGCGATTGTGTCTAAAGGGTTTGCAGAGCGCTTTTACCCAGATGACTGGCGTGCGATATTGGGCACTACTGTGTATTTGAACTATGAACCTTATATTGTGAAGGGCGTGGTCAAAGAGTTGAAATCTGTCTGGCCAGGCTGGTACTCCCATGCCAATACGGTATTGGTTCCGTTACGACACATCAGCAACAATTATAAGGTCCTGGTGCGCGCCCGGGCAGGGGATCTTGAGCTGGCAAAACTACAAGTCGTAGAGCTGCTTATGAAGACACCGGGTCGCCATTTGGATAAAGTGATGGACTATCAGCAGATGCGTGAAGATAAGTTCAAATCCGAGACTGCGGCGATCAAGACTCTGTACTGGGTCATTGTAGGGCTGGTGCTCCTGACATTGTTGGGAATTTTTGGTCAGGCGCGTTTTACTATTGTAAAGCGTCGCAAACAAATAGGTACGCGTAGGGCACTGGGCGCCAGTCGGGGAGACATTTTGCGTTATTGTATGACAGAAAATGCGATTGTGACCTTTATCGGCATTGTGTTAGGTGTGATCTGTGCGCTGCTTGCGAATGTTCAGCTGGTTAATCACTTTGATATGGCACCAGTACCCGTTATTTATTTACTTCAGGTCGCAGGGGTTATTCTGATTGTTGGTCAACTGGCAGTGTGTCAGCCTGCCTGGATGGCGGCCAGAGTGTCTCCGGCGCTGGCAACTCGCAGTGTCTAA
- a CDS encoding ABC transporter permease, translating into MKDFTVILKSLWHSKTSPMLLVLQIAVTFTIFVNAVYMVMQKHEKVTAPSGVNEKQVFSLFINLQESGEARVAEFEQAIRDIKGLDSVDNAIPVTSVPLSGYGRSVDIGYGPADEDKLTSSGYYGSNYDSLDTLDLQLVAGQWFERSDVSHSFFGAQPGGKVVISRALAQTLHPDSWRDVLGKTLYVHNEPQQVIGVVDDLKAVWSFWRLFDHAVLSPTFEVRDKVGIMVKAKPAALEQAILDVKGLLLMTPGRQIDKLKPFSQIREESYRTDVAELQTLQLVLVGLLILTMLAIFGQARFAILKRRKQIGTRRALGANQFQVLRYYMLENFIVTLVGVVIGILCAVLVNTQLVSYFGLAPVPANYLTVGAVIILFAGQCAVFQPAWQAARVSPALATRSV; encoded by the coding sequence ATGAAGGATTTTACCGTCATTCTTAAATCTCTTTGGCACAGTAAAACGTCTCCTATGCTGCTGGTGTTACAAATAGCCGTGACATTTACCATTTTCGTCAATGCCGTTTATATGGTGATGCAAAAGCACGAAAAAGTGACAGCGCCCAGTGGCGTTAACGAAAAGCAGGTGTTTTCTTTGTTTATCAACTTACAGGAAAGCGGGGAAGCCCGAGTTGCTGAGTTTGAGCAAGCAATACGCGATATTAAAGGCCTGGACAGTGTCGATAATGCCATCCCTGTGACCTCTGTGCCCCTGAGTGGGTATGGTCGTTCTGTTGATATTGGTTATGGCCCGGCTGATGAAGATAAGCTCACCTCGAGCGGTTATTACGGCAGTAACTATGACAGCCTCGATACTCTGGATTTGCAACTAGTCGCAGGCCAATGGTTTGAAAGAAGTGATGTCTCGCACTCTTTTTTTGGCGCACAGCCTGGCGGGAAAGTTGTGATTTCCCGAGCGCTCGCTCAAACATTGCATCCTGATAGCTGGCGCGATGTGCTCGGTAAGACTCTGTATGTGCATAATGAACCACAGCAGGTGATTGGTGTTGTGGACGACCTCAAGGCGGTCTGGAGCTTTTGGCGACTCTTTGATCATGCTGTATTGTCCCCCACATTTGAAGTTCGGGACAAAGTGGGCATCATGGTAAAAGCAAAACCGGCTGCGCTCGAACAGGCCATATTGGACGTTAAAGGTTTGCTGCTGATGACGCCTGGCAGGCAAATCGATAAACTCAAACCGTTTAGTCAGATCCGAGAGGAAAGCTACCGAACAGACGTTGCTGAGTTGCAAACGTTGCAACTGGTCCTAGTGGGGTTATTGATCCTGACTATGCTGGCCATTTTTGGGCAGGCCCGGTTCGCTATTCTGAAGCGCCGTAAGCAAATTGGCACCCGTCGCGCGCTGGGGGCTAATCAGTTTCAGGTGTTGCGTTATTATATGTTAGAGAATTTCATTGTGACCCTGGTTGGCGTGGTCATTGGCATACTCTGTGCTGTTTTGGTCAATACGCAGCTGGTGAGCTATTTTGGTCTTGCGCCGGTACCGGCTAACTATTTGACGGTAGGTGCAGTGATCATCCTGTTTGCTGGTCAATGTGCAGTGTTTCAGCCAGCATGGCAAGCTGCGCGTGTTTCGCCGGCGCTGGCGACACGCAGTGTTTAA